The following coding sequences are from one Pirellulales bacterium window:
- a CDS encoding polyketide synthase dehydratase domain-containing protein, which translates to MMKDHDIAVVGMACRFPQAANLAQYWHNLANGVDGIRDLPAQRFREHANFYVPADHDAHIPFHRGGFLDEVVFNPVPYGIPPNLVKHGDPDQFFMLELVDLALRDARVAADAAVRRRTDVIIGRGAYPTGKLVELTMRAEMFDMVLELIDRQFPDLLRGRRDEIEAFCRGTCTPKAIDNVSTAVSNITASRTANRLNLRGAAYAVDAACASSLLAVEQATHRLRMHQCDLAVAAGLFLSMTPSFLYVFTRLGALSAAQISRPLDRRSDGLLVGEGGGAVILKRLEDALRDGDSIYAIVKGVGSASDGGDVDVLAPSSGGQVLCLENAYRDAGVDRDSINLLELHGTGTVVGDAVEVETIKTFYGTSSQPPTARAMGSVKSMIGHTMPAAGMASFIKIAMALSNKIIPPTLNCDQPREELIDAPFYVATQARPWVHNPALGPRRAGANAFGFGGINAHVVMEEVAAETGRSSMVAIPRPIQPSVRRASELLVFSAESAAELTARIERLERYLAQDWQNATLADVALTLAGEVEQAHAHKLTIICDDFASLDRFAKLAKERLTTNRGFDDVEEIYYSDAATRQEGKIAYIFPGMGFPGLIGNYPDHLLELCMHFPEVREEFDFFEDRDRHPEDTIPTSSVFSPPASLPEEYRAKLKKRLAPPKVDEYTATDAPAHERYLAAMGVTLSNWVGWVLLRKFNIPVDMVAGQSQGEMAALCVAGVCDFHETAPDFWKVVNVDTRDLSGQRLAFAWASAEKVQPLLDQNPGTYMAIYMAPEGVIFGGEREGLMRVGEELRKEQVLVTLLPYPPIHTPALSHLRDELTTELNPEGFDLKKPQIDLYSSILADKYPDDAAGIRETLMLNIDHPLRIWQTIRRMYDDGARVFVQVGGGHMAAHLERLLPEGAKTVTAALDVDTRDPITQLHHLCATLLIAGVPLSLSPLFETRSATRLDLDATASEPQPRKIEIPLRIDWSPLYHESVIPRRALERQAAASAATADVAPTETPVTEEAAAAQSAAESEPVEESVDYHAPFAGMPLPVLGRVVGYVPEQEIFIERDLDLVEDLFVHDHLFVHAENKPLAERLPVQPLTMSMEFVAEGAALLSPGKGLIGFEQVRGLRWVGLRDQERAPVRVECRVAGDDPETGVRRVNCQIYFEDKLSFSATVLMAEGYRQDLNFAIADSSQDGPWPFTGEQVYTERLMFHGPAFHCVAEMDRFGNPGASAWLRAMPRERLFASLSEPMLLTDPCLMDGIGQIVGLWALANDLYILPTGFEKLELYGPMPDAGAVLPVRMEVVEINPDTKQMRFNIEIEDGQGGLWLRVANWTEFLWKWSTKYADSTRLPNRYLIGEELAVPGLPEGSALVVVERQDFKDIDPDWAGRIFLHSEEMREYWLLEGHKQRRQRVMSRCAVKDAVRVWWARRHGTEYPHPADLMLVHDEQGAPHLTPIGDPAWPRISLSHTNDLAVGVASDFAVGVDVEALARPMQDVLPYMATEAERALLDSLEGQLPGASWAVRLWCAKEAVAKLLGTGLQGRPKDFLAIDADGEGCVLVQYVPTDERFVVHSVTWSEHVIAYAMAPMTAPADNGGPQRWLDSSSGAGVAAMATGQRQ; encoded by the coding sequence ATGATGAAGGACCACGACATCGCCGTGGTGGGCATGGCCTGCCGCTTTCCTCAAGCGGCCAACCTTGCCCAGTATTGGCACAATTTGGCGAATGGCGTCGACGGCATTCGCGATCTTCCTGCCCAGCGTTTTCGCGAGCACGCCAACTTTTACGTGCCCGCCGATCACGATGCGCACATACCGTTTCATCGGGGTGGCTTCCTCGACGAGGTGGTGTTCAATCCGGTTCCGTACGGGATTCCGCCGAACCTGGTCAAGCACGGCGACCCCGATCAATTCTTCATGTTGGAACTGGTCGATTTGGCGCTGCGCGACGCGCGTGTCGCCGCCGACGCCGCCGTGCGCCGCCGCACCGATGTGATCATTGGCCGCGGGGCGTACCCCACCGGCAAGCTGGTCGAATTGACCATGCGGGCCGAGATGTTCGACATGGTGCTCGAACTGATCGACCGCCAATTCCCCGACTTGCTGCGCGGGCGCCGCGACGAGATCGAAGCGTTCTGCCGCGGCACCTGCACTCCCAAGGCGATCGACAATGTGTCGACCGCGGTGTCGAACATCACGGCCAGCCGCACGGCCAACCGCCTCAACCTGCGCGGCGCGGCCTACGCGGTCGACGCCGCTTGCGCATCGTCGCTATTGGCCGTCGAGCAGGCCACGCATCGGCTGCGCATGCACCAGTGCGATCTGGCGGTGGCGGCGGGGCTCTTTTTGAGCATGACGCCGTCGTTTTTGTATGTCTTTACGCGGCTGGGCGCGCTATCGGCCGCGCAGATCAGTCGTCCGCTCGATCGTCGCTCCGACGGTCTATTGGTGGGCGAAGGGGGGGGCGCCGTCATCCTCAAGCGGTTGGAAGACGCGCTGCGCGACGGTGACTCCATCTACGCCATCGTCAAAGGGGTGGGCTCGGCCAGCGACGGCGGCGATGTCGATGTGCTGGCCCCATCCAGCGGTGGACAGGTCCTGTGCCTCGAAAACGCCTATCGCGACGCGGGAGTCGATCGCGACTCCATCAACCTGTTGGAATTGCATGGCACCGGCACCGTGGTCGGCGACGCCGTTGAGGTGGAGACGATCAAGACCTTCTATGGCACGAGCAGCCAACCGCCAACTGCCCGCGCCATGGGCAGCGTGAAATCGATGATCGGCCACACCATGCCGGCGGCGGGCATGGCCTCGTTCATCAAGATCGCCATGGCGCTTTCGAACAAGATCATTCCGCCCACGCTCAATTGCGATCAGCCGCGCGAGGAACTGATCGACGCGCCGTTTTATGTGGCGACGCAAGCGCGGCCGTGGGTCCATAATCCGGCCTTGGGGCCGCGCCGTGCGGGCGCCAACGCGTTCGGCTTTGGCGGCATCAACGCGCATGTGGTGATGGAGGAAGTCGCCGCGGAAACTGGCCGCTCGTCGATGGTGGCCATTCCCAGACCGATTCAGCCGTCGGTTCGCCGAGCGAGCGAACTGTTGGTTTTCTCCGCGGAGTCGGCTGCGGAACTCACCGCGCGAATCGAACGCTTGGAGCGCTATCTCGCGCAAGATTGGCAAAACGCCACCTTGGCCGATGTGGCGCTTACGCTGGCGGGCGAAGTTGAGCAGGCCCATGCGCATAAGCTGACGATCATTTGCGACGATTTCGCTTCGCTGGACCGCTTTGCCAAGCTGGCCAAGGAACGTTTGACGACCAACCGCGGGTTCGACGACGTGGAGGAGATTTACTATTCCGACGCCGCCACGCGCCAGGAAGGAAAAATCGCCTACATCTTTCCCGGCATGGGCTTTCCGGGGCTGATCGGCAACTATCCCGATCATTTGCTCGAACTGTGCATGCACTTCCCCGAGGTGCGCGAAGAGTTCGACTTCTTTGAGGATCGCGACCGGCATCCCGAGGACACCATTCCGACCAGCTCGGTCTTTTCTCCGCCGGCGAGCCTGCCCGAGGAATATCGAGCCAAGCTGAAGAAGCGGTTGGCGCCCCCCAAGGTCGATGAGTACACGGCCACCGATGCGCCCGCGCACGAGCGCTATTTGGCCGCGATGGGTGTGACGCTCAGCAATTGGGTGGGCTGGGTGCTGCTGCGCAAGTTCAACATTCCGGTCGATATGGTGGCCGGTCAGAGCCAGGGAGAAATGGCGGCGCTCTGCGTGGCCGGCGTATGCGATTTCCACGAGACAGCGCCCGACTTCTGGAAGGTGGTGAACGTCGATACTCGCGACCTGAGCGGCCAGCGACTGGCCTTTGCCTGGGCCAGCGCCGAAAAGGTGCAGCCGCTTTTGGACCAGAACCCGGGCACGTATATGGCCATTTACATGGCGCCCGAGGGAGTGATCTTTGGCGGCGAGCGCGAGGGGTTAATGCGCGTGGGCGAGGAACTGCGCAAAGAGCAGGTGCTGGTCACGCTGCTACCGTATCCGCCAATCCACACTCCGGCCTTGAGCCACCTGCGCGACGAACTGACGACAGAATTGAACCCCGAGGGGTTTGATCTCAAGAAGCCGCAGATCGATCTGTACTCGTCGATCTTAGCCGACAAGTACCCCGACGACGCGGCGGGCATCCGCGAAACGCTGATGCTCAACATCGATCATCCGTTGCGCATTTGGCAGACGATTCGTCGCATGTACGACGACGGCGCGCGCGTCTTTGTGCAGGTAGGGGGTGGGCACATGGCCGCGCATCTGGAGCGGCTACTCCCCGAAGGCGCCAAGACGGTCACCGCGGCGCTCGATGTCGACACGCGCGACCCAATCACCCAACTGCATCATCTGTGCGCCACGCTGCTCATCGCCGGCGTGCCGCTGAGCCTGTCGCCGCTGTTCGAGACCCGCAGCGCCACACGGTTGGATTTGGACGCCACGGCGAGCGAGCCTCAACCACGCAAGATTGAGATACCGCTGCGAATTGATTGGAGCCCCTTGTATCACGAGAGCGTAATTCCGCGCCGCGCCCTGGAACGCCAAGCGGCAGCAAGCGCCGCGACAGCGGACGTCGCACCAACCGAAACGCCAGTCACGGAAGAGGCTGCAGCGGCGCAATCCGCTGCCGAGTCAGAACCAGTCGAAGAGTCAGTGGACTATCACGCGCCGTTTGCTGGGATGCCTCTGCCGGTATTGGGTCGAGTGGTGGGTTATGTGCCAGAGCAGGAGATCTTCATCGAGCGCGACCTCGATCTGGTCGAAGATTTGTTTGTTCACGATCACTTGTTCGTGCATGCCGAGAACAAGCCGCTGGCCGAGCGGTTGCCGGTGCAACCGTTGACCATGAGCATGGAGTTTGTCGCCGAGGGGGCGGCTTTGCTCTCGCCCGGCAAGGGATTGATCGGTTTTGAGCAGGTGCGCGGCTTGCGCTGGGTGGGCCTGCGCGACCAGGAGCGGGCGCCGGTGCGGGTGGAATGTCGCGTGGCGGGGGACGACCCGGAAACGGGCGTGCGCCGCGTGAACTGCCAGATCTACTTCGAAGACAAGCTTAGTTTTTCCGCCACAGTGCTGATGGCGGAGGGTTACCGACAAGACCTGAATTTCGCCATCGCCGACTCCAGCCAGGACGGCCCATGGCCGTTTACCGGCGAGCAGGTATACACCGAACGGCTGATGTTTCATGGCCCGGCGTTCCACTGCGTCGCCGAGATGGACCGGTTTGGCAATCCGGGCGCCTCGGCTTGGCTGCGCGCCATGCCGCGCGAGCGATTGTTCGCGTCGTTGTCCGAGCCAATGTTGCTCACCGATCCGTGCTTGATGGATGGCATCGGGCAGATCGTGGGACTGTGGGCCTTGGCCAACGACCTGTACATCCTGCCCACCGGTTTTGAGAAATTGGAGCTTTACGGACCAATGCCGGACGCCGGCGCAGTGTTGCCGGTGAGGATGGAGGTGGTCGAGATCAATCCCGACACCAAGCAGATGCGCTTCAACATCGAAATCGAGGATGGCCAGGGGGGCCTTTGGCTGCGGGTCGCCAATTGGACCGAATTTTTGTGGAAGTGGTCGACCAAATACGCCGACTCGACGCGTCTGCCGAACCGCTACTTGATTGGCGAGGAGTTGGCCGTGCCGGGCCTGCCCGAGGGTAGTGCCTTGGTCGTCGTCGAGCGGCAAGACTTCAAGGACATCGACCCCGATTGGGCGGGCCGGATTTTCCTGCATTCCGAGGAAATGCGCGAGTATTGGCTGCTGGAAGGTCACAAGCAGCGGCGGCAGCGCGTCATGTCGCGCTGTGCCGTGAAAGACGCGGTGCGCGTTTGGTGGGCGCGGCGGCACGGAACCGAGTATCCGCATCCTGCCGACCTGATGTTGGTACACGACGAGCAGGGCGCCCCGCATCTGACGCCGATCGGCGATCCGGCTTGGCCACGGATTAGTCTGTCGCACACCAACGACTTGGCGGTGGGGGTGGCGAGCGATTTTGCAGTGGGCGTGGATGTCGAGGCGCTTGCCCGACCCATGCAAGATGTGTTGCCGTATATGGCTACAGAAGCCGAACGAGCCTTGCTCGACAGCCTGGAAGGACAATTGCCAGGAGCGAGCTGGGCGGTGCGCTTGTGGTGCGCCAAGGAGGCGGTGGCCAAGCTGTTAGGCACGGGGCTCCAGGGCCGCCCCAAGGACTTTTTGGCGATAGACGCGGATGGTGAAGGTTGCGTACTGGTGCAGTATGTGCCGACGGATGAACGCTTTGTAGTCCATAGCGTCACCTGGTCGGAGCATGTGATCGCGTACGCCATGGCGCCCATGACCGCGCCAGCCGACAATGGGGGCCCTCAGCGCTGGCTGGATTCTTCATCAGGCGCTGGCGTCGCGGCGATGGCGACTGGTCAGCGGCAATGA